A window of the Lactuca sativa cultivar Salinas chromosome 7, Lsat_Salinas_v11, whole genome shotgun sequence genome harbors these coding sequences:
- the LOC111890970 gene encoding pentatricopeptide repeat-containing protein At1g61870, mitochondrial yields the protein MASKIIFRRFNSFRHFQARPFSSVLNPDSTTPLSSKEKSRAALSLLKTEKNPERIIDICRAASLTPESHLDRIAFSIAISKLADLNYLQGIHDFIEELLKTRPDLNNEKFISHAIIYYGQAGLLDNAFQLFDKMSQLGVAQNAKSLNALLFSCMFAKKYNEVKRVYLEFPLKYGVTPNLDTYNTVIKSFCESGSSSSCYLVISEMVRKNFKPNATTFGTLIAGFYKEEKLEEVGKVLELMRKHEVPIGISTYNTRIQSLCKLKKTNEAKELLDGLMLSGMKPNSVTYCHLIHGYCKEGKLDEGKNLFHKMINSGFKPDSDCYFTLVNYSCKNGDFEEALKVCKQSMEKDWVPNYSTMKMLVEGLAKSSKVNEAKELVEKMKEKFPKNAYMWIEVEETLAKSEDI from the coding sequence ATGGCTTCCAAGATCATCTTTCGACGGTTCAATTCGTTTCGCCATTTTCAAGCTCGACCTTTCTCATCAGTTTTAAACCCTGATTCCACCACTCCTCTCTCCAGCAAAGAGAAATCACGCGCCGCTCTTTCTCTCCTCAAAACGGAGAAGAACCCGGAACGCATCATCGATATCTGCCGTGCAGCTTCACTCACACCGGAATCACATCTAGATCGCATAGCATTTTCAATCGCAATTTCGAAGCTCGCGGATTTGAATTACTTGCAGGGTATACATGATTTCATCGAAGAGTTGCTCAAAACACGACCGGATTTGAACAACGAGAAGTTCATCTCTCACGCTATTATCTATTACGGTCAAGCTGGGTTGTTAGACAATGCATTCCAACTGTTTGATAAAATGTCCCAGCTGGGTGTTGCGCAAAATGCAAAATCTTTAAATGCTCTACTGTTTTCTTGTATGTTTGCCAAGAAATACAATGAGGTGAAACGTGTTTATCTCGAGTTTCCATTGAAATACGGGGTGACGCCTAATCTTGATACATACAACACTGTGATCAAGTCCTTTTGTGAATCAGGATCATCAAGCTCATGTTATTTAGTGATTTCCGAGATGGTTAGGAAGAACTTCAAACCAAATGCAACCACATTTGGTACTTTGATTGCTGGATTCTACAAGGAGGAGAAGCTTGAAGAGGTTGGAAAGGTGTTGGAATTAATGAGGAAACATGAAGTTCCAATAGGGATCTCAACATATAACACCAGAATTCAAAGCTTGTGTAAGCTCAAGAAAACAAATGAAGCAAAAGAGTTGCTTGATGGGCTTATGTTGAGTGGAATGAAACCAAATTCTGTCACTTATTGTCATTTGATTCATGGATATTGCAAAGAGGGGAAGTTGGATGAAGGCAAGAACTTGTTTCACAAGATGATCAACAGTGGCTTTAAACCTGATAGTGATTGCTATTTTACACTGGTTAATTATTCGTGCAAAAATGGTGATTTTGAAGAAGCATTGAAGGTTTGCAAACAGAGTATGGAGAAAGATTGGGTGCCGAATTATTCGACTATGAAGATGCTTGTAGAAGGACTTGCAAAGAGTTCAAAAGTTAATGAGGCAAAGGAGCTTGTTGAGAAGATGAAGGAGAAGTTTCCAAAGAATGCCTACATGTGGATTGAAGTAGAAGAGACTTTAGCCAAATCAGAGGATATATAA
- the LOC111890990 gene encoding scopoletin 8-hydroxylase, with product MAPSFNDENSLFNFVVKDGNGVKGLVDSGLTEVPGRYIQPPHQRINKQQAATALPENMAIDLSELDGPNHDQVVKAIAHAAETLGFFQVVNHGVPLKLLDSLKVSAHQFFSQPAEKKAAYLKAVSPSPIVKYGTSFVPEVEKALEWKDYISMVYTNDSDALEFWPNECKEVALEYIKTSKEMVKRLLQELIGNLEVNLDDSRLESLMGLRMVNMNFYPTCPNPELTVGVGRHSDMGTLTVLLQDGIGGLYVKKGENSSSGNEEWIEIPPIDGALVINIGDSLQIVSNGRYKSAEHRVRTTSSASRVSVPIFNLPLPVAKIGPLPELVARDGVARYRELLFQEYMNNFFGNAHEGKKSLDFAAIN from the exons ATGGCTCCAAGCTTCAACGATGAGAACTCACTCTTCAACTTTGTGGTAAAAGATGGCAATGGTGTCAAAGGTCTGGTGGACTCCGGCCTCACAGAGGTCCCCGGCCGTTACATCCAACCACCCCACCAGCGAATCAACAAGCAACAAGCAGCCACCGCATTGCCGGAAAACATGGCCATTGATCTATCAGAGCTCGATGGACCTAACCATGATCAAGTGGTCAAGGCCATCGCCCATGCTGCTGAAACCCTAGGGTTCTTTCAGGTGGTGAACCATGGTGTACCATTGAAGCTTCTTGACTCACTCAAAGTTTCAGCCCACCAGTTTTTCAGCCAACCAGCTGAAAAGAAGGCGGCGTATCTGAAAGCGGTGAGCCCTAGTCCGATAGTCAAATATGGAACAAGCTTTGTTCCTGAGGTAGAGAAAGCTTTGGAATGGAAAGATTATATTAGCATGGTTTACACCAATGATTCCGATGCTCTTGAGTTCTGGCCTAATGAATGCAA AGAAGTGGCACTGGAGTACATAAAGACATCAAAGGAGATGGTGAAAAGACTATTACAAGAACTAATCGGAAACCTTGAAGTGAATTTAGACGATTCAAGACTTGAATCGCTTATGGGTTTAAGGATGGTGAACATGAACTTCTACCCGACCTGCCCGAACCCGGAGCTGACCGTTGGTGTTGGGCGACACTCGGATATGGGCACCCTAACGGTGCTTCTACAAGATGGAATCGGTGGATTATACGTGAAAAAAGGTGAAAACTCATCATCAGGAAACGAAGAGTGGATTGAGATTCCACCTATCGATGGTGCTCTTGTGATTAATATTGGCGATAGTTTACAG ATTGTAAGCAATGGGAGGTACAAAAGCGCAGAACACAGGGTACGAACCACAAGCAGTGCATCGAGAGTGTCGGTCCCGATATTCAACCTCCCGCTTCCGGTGGCAAAGATAGGTCCTTTGCCAGAGTTGGTGGCTCGTGATGGGGTTGCTCGATATAGGGAACTCTTATTCCAAGAATACATGAACAACTTCTTTGGGAATGCTCACGAAGGAAAGAAGTCACTTGATTTTGCAGCTATTAATTAA
- the LOC111891066 gene encoding probable serine/threonine-protein kinase PBL23 encodes MTQEVVDDMNTENAGSKQRMVAEEVLKHETPEIVAEVYNFRDLAHATENFNPDLLVGKGGFGRVYKGHLEGKDQDVAVKQLDMIGVQGNSEFLAEVLTLSRVRHPNLVNLIGYCANGHQRLLVYEYMTNGSLEEHIFDLDDDKTPFDWHTRMMLAKGVAKGLEYLHNEADPPIIYRDLKSSNILLDDDMNPKLSDFGLAKFGPKEGEDHISTRVMGTYGHSSPEYAMTGELTTKSDVYSFGVVFLELISGRKVIDHRRPSEEKNLITWAQPLFKDQSKHPMVADPLLNGDYPIKCLHQAIAIAAMCLQEEPNTRPYMSDVVVALDYLAMVQDDHKPSGD; translated from the exons ATGACGCAAGAGGTGGTAGATGACATGAATACCG AAAACGCCGGTAGCAAGCAAAGAATGGTAGCTGAGGAGGTGCTTAAACACGAGACTCCAGAGATCGTGGCTGAGGTCTACAATTTTCGGGACCTCGCTCATGCAACCGAAAACTTCAATCCCGATCTACTTGTGGGcaaaggtggatttgggagggtCTACAAGGGCCATCTCGAAGGCAAAgaccaa GATGTGGCTGTGAAGCAACTGGACATGATCGGAGTACAAGGGAATAGTGAATTCTTAGCGGAGGTTCTAACACTGAGTCGTGTTCGCCACCCGAACCTAGTCAATCTCATTGGATATTGTGCAAACGGGCATCAAAGGTTGTTGGTCTATGAATACATGACCAACGGTTCACTGGAAGAACACATTTTCG aTTTGGATGACGACAAAACGCCCTTTGATTGGCATACGAGGATGATGTTGGCTAAAGGAGTAGCAAAAGGACTCGAGTACTTGCACAACGAGGCTGACCCTCCGATCATTTATAGAGATCTAAAATCTTCGAATATATTACTTGACGATGATATGAATCCTAAACTCTCCGACTTTGGGCTAGCTAAATTTGGCCCAAAAGAAGGAGAAGATCATATCTCCACGAGAGTGATGGGGACTTATGGGCATTCATCCCCTGAGTATGCAATGACAGGAGAGTTAACGACTAAATCAGATGTTTATAGCTTTGGGGTTGTCTTTCTAGAGTTAATCTCGGGTAGAAAAGTCATTGATCACCGAAGACCATCCGAAGAGAAAAACCTAATTACATGG GCACAACCATTGTTTAAGGACCAGAGTAAGCACCCGATGGTGGCTGACCCATTGCTAAACGGGGATTACCCGATAAAGTGTTTGCATCAAGCCATAGCGATAGCAGCAATGTGTCTACAAGAAGAACCAAACACAAGGCCATACATGAGTGATGTTGTTGTGGCTCTTGACTACCTAGCCATGGTTCAAGATGATCACAAACCAAGTGGCGATTAA
- the LOC111891031 gene encoding uncharacterized protein LOC111891031, whose protein sequence is MTTTFTATILPEKMAGGDPLPIEIGARGTVGNLVMKEIEYFKRLEADSRGGDHGKCSIRTTSNTNKKHGGDGGGSKFWPSFGFLTWRRAKRKGDGSGRFLPRMCTMVDVADSRHHNHHRLSKIPSFSYRNLKDDVSQFDV, encoded by the coding sequence ATGACCACCACCTTCACCGCCACCATCTTGCCGGAAAAGATGGCTGGTGGTGATCCGCTTCCAATTGAGATAGGAGCACGTGGTACAGTAGGAAACCTTGTGATGAAGGAGATAGAGTATTTCAAAAGACTTGAAGCTGACAGTCGTGGTGGTGATCATGGTAAGTGTTCGATAAGAACCACTTCAAACACCAACAAAAAAcacggtggtgatggtggtggttctAAATTTTGGCCTAGTTTCGGATTCTTGACATGGCGGAGGGCTAAGAGGAAGGGCGATGGTAGTGGTAGGTTTTTGCCTAGAATGTGCACCATGGTAGATGTCGCCGACAGCCGCCACCACAACCACCATAGATTGAGTAAGATCCCTAGTTTCAGTTACCGAAATCTTAAAGATGATGTTAGCCAATTCGATGTTTAA